Below is a window of Spirochaetota bacterium DNA.
AAATATTTGAACCAAAAAAGAAAACATATGCTCAATTTAAAGTTTTAGATATGCCAGGTGTTGATAAAGAAAAATTTTATTCTAGTTCAAATCTCTCGAATTTTAAGATATCTGAAGCTTTAATTTATGTAATAAGGACTTTTAATAATCCACAATTCCATATAGATTATGAAATAAATCCAGAAAAAGAAATTAATCAATTTGAAAGTGAATCAATTATTAATGATTTAGCTCAAATAGAAAGTAGAATAGATAAACTTCATATACAAATGAAAAAAAGGAAAAGCCCTGAAGATGAAAATGAACTAAAGCTATTATTAAAATTAAAAGAAAACCTTGAAAAAGAGATACCAATTAAAGCCTTAACTCTTAATCATGATGAAATAAAAATTATTAAAGGCTTTACATTTTTATCCCAAAAAAAAATTATTTATATATTAAATATTGATGAAAATGAAATTGAAATAAAAGATGAAATTTATAGTAAATATAATCTTCATAATTTAAAAGAAAAGTTTACCATTATACCAATATGTTGTAAAATAGAGAAAGAGTTACTTTATTTAAATGATGATGAAAAAAAAGAATTTATCAATTTATATAAACTTGAAAATCCAGCAAAAGAAAAAATAATTAAAGAGACATTTAATATTTTGGATCTAATCTGTTTTTTAACATATGGAAAGGATGAAGTTAAAGCATGGCCAATTAAGAAGAACACTTCTGCAAAAGTTGCAGCTGGTACAATTCATTCAGATATTGAAAAAGGATTTATAAAAGCTGAGGTT
It encodes the following:
- a CDS encoding DUF933 domain-containing protein yields the protein MEVAIIGKKFSGKTTLFEILTGKNVESFSNNINEGICFVNDERIDYLAKIFEPKKKTYAQFKVLDMPGVDKEKFYSSSNLSNFKISEALIYVIRTFNNPQFHIDYEINPEKEINQFESESIINDLAQIESRIDKLHIQMKKRKSPEDENELKLLLKLKENLEKEIPIKALTLNHDEIKIIKGFTFLSQKKIIYILNIDENEIEIKDEIYSKYNLHNLKEKFTIIPICCKIEKELLYLNDDEKKEFINLYKLENPAKEKIIKETFNILDLICFLTYGKDEVKAWPIKKNTSAKVAAGTIHSDIEKGFIKAEVIHFNDFINENGNLNKIKEKNLLKMEGKDYIVKDGDMIVFKFNI